The following proteins are encoded in a genomic region of Mycolicibacterium confluentis:
- a CDS encoding phosphotransferase: MLTPDDLAARTNRAVAAATFAAADLGLAVETPRVLHDMFSVIVHLAPSPVVARVPTVLPQAYLDAPDVQNAQQRAELAVAGWLADRGCPVVGPSPLVPREPVPHDGFSITFWQLVEAVEEPELDLVRRAAHTARLHAELRDYDGSGLGFWTPFGAYIPESLAALEHLPGLVDATDLARAQREWEALAPVLTSRAAFEATFPGVPVQPVHGDAPYYNMIPTADGLLWSDFEMVSMGAVESDLAMAGHDAVNAYDAAATELGLRRVDRRVLRLTEAAGRLASVAVLAMAPELPMLVDAVAPALDGWRQLPEVTEID, encoded by the coding sequence ATGCTCACGCCAGATGACCTCGCCGCGCGGACCAACCGTGCCGTCGCGGCCGCCACCTTCGCTGCCGCGGATCTCGGCCTGGCGGTCGAGACTCCGCGGGTGCTCCACGACATGTTCTCCGTCATCGTGCATCTGGCGCCATCGCCGGTGGTGGCGCGGGTTCCGACCGTGCTGCCGCAGGCCTATCTGGACGCCCCGGACGTTCAGAACGCGCAGCAGCGCGCCGAATTGGCCGTGGCAGGTTGGTTGGCCGACCGCGGCTGCCCGGTGGTGGGGCCGAGCCCACTGGTTCCGCGCGAGCCCGTGCCCCACGACGGCTTCTCGATCACGTTCTGGCAGTTGGTCGAGGCGGTGGAAGAGCCCGAACTCGACCTGGTACGCCGCGCTGCCCACACCGCACGCCTGCACGCCGAACTTCGCGACTACGACGGCAGCGGCCTCGGTTTCTGGACGCCCTTCGGCGCATACATTCCGGAATCGCTGGCAGCGCTGGAGCATCTGCCCGGCCTGGTCGACGCCACGGATCTGGCTCGGGCACAACGTGAGTGGGAGGCGCTGGCACCGGTGCTCACGTCCCGCGCGGCGTTTGAGGCGACATTTCCCGGGGTGCCGGTCCAACCTGTTCACGGCGATGCGCCGTACTACAACATGATTCCCACCGCCGACGGCCTGCTGTGGTCGGACTTCGAGATGGTCAGCATGGGCGCCGTCGAGTCCGATCTGGCCATGGCCGGTCACGACGCCGTGAACGCGTACGACGCGGCGGCAACCGAACTCGGGCTGCGTCGGGTCGACCGACGGGTGCTCCGGCTGACCGAGGCCGCGGGTCGTCTGGCCAGCGTGGCGGTGCTGGCCATGGCACCTGAGCTGCCCATGTTGGTCGATGCCGTCGCCCCCGCGCTCGACGGGTGGCGCCAGCTTCCGGAGGTCACGGAGATCGACTGA
- a CDS encoding DUF1876 domain-containing protein produces MATNDLSARAWQLELAVDERDERTRAEVRMTWRGAELVGVGLARLNPADEPSAEIGDELAVARALHDLANQLFALTESDIEASTHVPVTGLHH; encoded by the coding sequence ATGGCGACGAACGATCTCTCGGCCCGGGCGTGGCAGCTCGAATTGGCCGTCGACGAGCGGGACGAACGCACCCGTGCAGAGGTGCGGATGACTTGGCGGGGCGCCGAACTGGTCGGGGTCGGTCTGGCTCGACTCAATCCCGCCGACGAACCGAGCGCCGAAATCGGCGACGAGTTGGCGGTTGCGCGTGCACTGCACGATCTGGCGAACCAGCTGTTCGCGCTGACCGAATCCGACATCGAAGCCTCGACCCATGTGCCCGTGACCGGACTGCATCACTGA
- a CDS encoding pyridoxamine 5'-phosphate oxidase family protein — protein MTDGNRLANILPESECWNLMSSMSLGRLITAADGQPEVFPVNFAVQDRGVVFRTAEGTKLVSSAINRNVLFEVDDHDAAQGWSVIVRGVARILHSDEEIDVAKETGLRPWVSTDKEHYVRIRPVRVSGRRFVFDRTPSPL, from the coding sequence ATGACCGACGGGAACCGACTCGCCAACATTCTGCCGGAGAGTGAGTGCTGGAATCTGATGTCCAGCATGTCGCTGGGACGGCTGATCACCGCCGCAGACGGTCAACCCGAGGTGTTCCCGGTGAACTTCGCCGTTCAGGACCGCGGCGTGGTCTTCCGTACCGCCGAGGGCACGAAACTGGTGAGCTCTGCCATCAACCGCAATGTGCTGTTCGAGGTCGACGACCACGACGCTGCGCAGGGTTGGAGCGTCATCGTCAGAGGAGTCGCCCGGATCCTGCACTCAGACGAAGAGATCGACGTGGCGAAAGAGACTGGGTTGCGCCCGTGGGTGTCGACCGACAAGGAGCATTACGTCCGAATCCGTCCCGTGCGCGTCAGCGGGCGCCGATTCGTCTTCGACCGCACACCAAGCCCGCTGTAG
- a CDS encoding glycoside hydrolase, whose amino-acid sequence MPKKLLGNGRGRWLAIIASVALSAGMLYAQSATPEKTHPPHSAVHSPSAPGASAPAPAEAELLAATRPPDPKVFQLELPQGVAPEGGLQVKTIWAARAISAMFPEIKTIGGYRQDPLQWHPNGLAIDVMIPNHGSQQGIDLGNQIAGLALANAERWGVLHVIWRQGFYPGIGAPSWTADYGNETANHFDHVHIATIGGGYPTGDEVFYLDSMR is encoded by the coding sequence GTGCCTAAGAAGCTGCTGGGGAACGGACGGGGTCGCTGGTTGGCGATCATCGCCTCCGTTGCGTTGTCCGCGGGCATGCTCTACGCGCAGAGCGCAACCCCGGAGAAGACCCACCCGCCGCACTCCGCGGTTCACTCACCGTCAGCGCCGGGGGCGTCGGCGCCCGCGCCCGCGGAGGCCGAGCTGCTGGCCGCAACCCGCCCTCCGGACCCCAAGGTCTTCCAACTCGAGTTGCCGCAGGGCGTCGCGCCCGAGGGTGGACTGCAGGTCAAGACCATCTGGGCGGCCCGGGCCATCAGCGCGATGTTCCCCGAGATCAAAACCATCGGCGGGTACCGGCAGGATCCGCTGCAATGGCATCCCAACGGCCTCGCGATCGACGTCATGATCCCCAACCACGGCAGCCAGCAGGGCATTGATCTGGGCAATCAGATCGCCGGCCTGGCATTGGCCAACGCCGAACGGTGGGGTGTTCTGCACGTCATCTGGCGCCAGGGCTTCTATCCAGGCATCGGGGCGCCGAGCTGGACCGCCGACTACGGCAATGAGACGGCCAACCACTTCGACCACGTCCACATCGCCACCATCGGCGGGGGCTACCCGACCGGTGACGAGGTCTTCTACCTCGACTCGATGCGCTGA
- the mgtA gene encoding magnesium-translocating P-type ATPase, with protein MTPPSGRFSRQEISGASVSDVLTSLASSASGLSTEQAADRRAEVGPNSMRTHGVSVVGVLGRQLNNAVLGLLAATAVVSFFLGDSTQAIIIGVILAISIGLGFVNEYRAERATAALHSRIRHTATVLRDNRMTKIDVIDLVPGDVIRLELGELVPADVRLLEVNGLECNESILTGESTATEKTAAAPAGTDLAGASNIAFMGTVVSAGDATAVVYATGADAEFGRIAAGLGEREPETEFQVGLRRFSYLLLRVAMILTVAIIIINLMLDRPLVESALFGLAIAVGITPQLLPAVVSTSLAAGSRRLARRRVLVKRLVCIEDLGDIDIIVTDKTGTLTENRIELIDTVDPEGRLSESVLRLGMLATEIDPSVGGTCANQLDAALWADRGPVTDARRIALLPFDHTRRATTALIEDAAGRHLVCKGAPEQIIATCDRVPAAAERTLAALFAEGRRVVAVATRPAPELSSVSAADETGLELCGFLVFADPPKAAARESLRQLAALGIEVKVATGDNPAVAEKVCADLGLPIKGVVIGADLEGMAPDQLDVLTADSTIFARVSPEQKSRVISSLRRRGRSVGFLGDGVNDALALHSADVGISVDSATDVAKDAADVVMLDKDLGVLATGVAEGRRIFANTIKYVLMGTSSNFGNMFSAAAASAVLTFLPMLPSQILLNNLLYDTSQLAIPTDRVDDEQLHAPSHWNIGFIRRFMLTFGPISSLFDFLTFGLLLGVLHAGPIEFRTGWFVESLATQTLIIFAVRTRRVPFFRSRSSASLILATAAVIAAGVALTVSPLSGQLGFTPLPWQFFAALAGMTVAYLILVEAAKKAFYAEPELAAAPPVRTRGHVHRVHRRAARFNSPVRARP; from the coding sequence GTGACGCCACCCAGTGGGCGCTTCAGTCGACAGGAGATCAGCGGCGCCTCGGTCTCGGACGTGCTCACATCGCTCGCCTCGTCGGCGTCGGGTCTGTCGACTGAGCAGGCCGCCGACCGTCGGGCCGAGGTGGGGCCGAATTCGATGCGCACCCACGGCGTCAGCGTGGTCGGGGTGCTCGGACGCCAGCTCAACAACGCCGTGCTCGGGCTGCTGGCGGCGACCGCGGTGGTGTCGTTCTTTCTCGGTGACAGCACCCAGGCGATCATCATCGGGGTCATCCTGGCGATCAGCATCGGTCTGGGGTTCGTCAACGAGTATCGGGCCGAGCGTGCGACCGCGGCGCTGCATTCCCGCATCCGCCACACCGCAACGGTCCTGCGCGACAACCGGATGACCAAGATCGACGTCATCGATCTTGTGCCCGGAGACGTGATACGCCTGGAGCTGGGTGAGCTGGTACCCGCTGATGTGCGCCTGCTCGAGGTCAACGGCCTGGAGTGCAACGAGAGCATTCTCACTGGGGAGTCGACCGCTACAGAGAAGACTGCGGCCGCCCCGGCCGGCACCGACCTGGCCGGCGCATCGAACATCGCCTTCATGGGGACCGTGGTGAGCGCGGGCGATGCCACCGCCGTGGTGTATGCGACGGGTGCCGATGCCGAGTTCGGCCGGATTGCGGCTGGGCTGGGGGAACGCGAACCGGAAACCGAGTTCCAGGTCGGGCTGCGCCGATTCTCCTACCTGCTGTTGCGCGTCGCGATGATCCTGACGGTCGCCATCATCATCATCAACCTGATGCTGGATCGACCGCTGGTCGAGTCCGCGCTGTTCGGTCTGGCGATCGCCGTGGGCATCACGCCGCAGCTGCTGCCTGCCGTCGTCAGCACCAGCCTGGCCGCCGGCTCGCGACGGCTGGCGCGGCGCAGAGTCCTGGTGAAACGGCTCGTGTGCATCGAGGACCTCGGCGACATCGACATCATCGTCACCGACAAGACGGGCACTTTGACGGAGAACCGGATCGAGCTGATCGACACCGTCGACCCCGAGGGCAGACTCTCCGAGTCGGTGCTTCGGCTCGGGATGCTGGCCACCGAGATCGACCCGTCGGTCGGGGGCACGTGCGCCAATCAACTCGACGCGGCGCTGTGGGCCGACCGCGGTCCCGTCACCGATGCCAGGCGGATCGCGCTGCTGCCGTTCGACCACACGCGCCGGGCCACGACCGCGCTCATCGAGGACGCTGCGGGACGTCACCTGGTGTGCAAGGGCGCGCCCGAGCAGATCATCGCAACATGCGATCGGGTGCCGGCCGCCGCCGAGCGGACGCTGGCCGCCCTGTTCGCCGAGGGCAGGCGAGTGGTCGCCGTGGCGACTCGGCCGGCTCCCGAACTGTCCAGCGTGTCGGCCGCCGACGAGACGGGTCTGGAACTCTGCGGCTTCCTGGTATTCGCCGACCCCCCCAAGGCGGCCGCCCGCGAATCGCTGCGACAGCTGGCCGCTTTGGGCATCGAGGTCAAGGTCGCCACCGGGGACAATCCCGCGGTCGCCGAAAAGGTCTGCGCTGACCTGGGTTTGCCGATCAAAGGGGTGGTCATCGGCGCGGACTTGGAGGGGATGGCCCCGGATCAACTGGATGTCCTCACCGCGGACAGCACGATCTTCGCCCGCGTCTCACCGGAGCAGAAATCCCGGGTGATCTCCTCGCTTCGGCGCCGCGGGCGTTCGGTGGGGTTCCTCGGCGACGGCGTCAACGACGCGCTCGCACTCCACTCGGCCGACGTGGGCATCTCCGTCGACAGCGCCACCGATGTGGCCAAGGATGCGGCCGACGTCGTGATGCTGGACAAGGACCTCGGGGTGTTGGCGACGGGGGTGGCCGAAGGGCGTCGCATCTTCGCCAACACGATCAAGTACGTACTCATGGGCACGTCGAGCAACTTCGGCAATATGTTCAGTGCGGCAGCGGCTTCGGCGGTCCTGACCTTTCTGCCTATGTTGCCGAGCCAGATCCTGCTCAACAACCTGCTCTACGACACGTCGCAGCTGGCGATTCCGACCGACCGAGTGGACGACGAACAGCTGCACGCTCCGTCGCACTGGAACATCGGGTTCATCCGTCGATTCATGCTCACCTTCGGCCCGATCAGCTCGCTGTTCGATTTCCTGACCTTCGGCCTCCTGCTCGGGGTGCTTCACGCCGGCCCGATCGAGTTCCGCACGGGTTGGTTCGTGGAGTCTCTCGCTACGCAGACCCTGATCATCTTCGCCGTGCGGACGCGGCGGGTGCCGTTCTTCCGCAGTCGGTCCAGCGCATCACTGATCCTGGCGACCGCGGCGGTGATCGCGGCCGGTGTCGCGCTGACCGTATCCCCGCTTTCCGGCCAACTCGGATTCACGCCGTTGCCCTGGCAGTTCTTCGCCGCGCTGGCGGGGATGACCGTGGCCTATCTGATCCTCGTCGAGGCGGCCAAGAAGGCCTTCTACGCCGAGCCCGAACTGGCGGCTGCCCCACCGGTCCGTACCCGCGGCCACGTCCATCGTGTGCATCGCCGTGCGGCGCGGTTCAACTCACCTGTCCGCGCGCGTCCGTAG
- a CDS encoding VOC family protein codes for MITDVAAQWPTALRVAQVRVARPTAKLTEIEQFYAGILGLPVLYRFENHAGFDGVMLGLPGSAHHLEFTSSHAGSPCPAPSRENLLVLYFESENAMSDVVERLAAAGCEPVEAENPYWTDTGAWTFEDPDGWRVVLAPRVVEF; via the coding sequence GTGATTACTGATGTCGCCGCACAGTGGCCCACCGCGCTGCGGGTCGCGCAGGTCCGCGTCGCCCGCCCGACCGCCAAGCTGACCGAGATCGAACAGTTCTACGCCGGAATCCTGGGACTGCCTGTGCTGTACCGGTTTGAGAACCACGCGGGCTTCGACGGCGTCATGCTCGGTCTGCCGGGCAGCGCCCACCACCTCGAGTTCACCAGCAGCCACGCCGGCAGTCCCTGTCCGGCACCGTCGAGGGAGAACCTCCTGGTTCTGTACTTCGAGTCCGAGAACGCGATGTCCGACGTCGTGGAACGCCTGGCCGCGGCCGGGTGCGAGCCGGTGGAGGCCGAGAACCCATACTGGACCGACACCGGCGCGTGGACCTTCGAAGACCCCGACGGATGGCGCGTGGTGCTCGCACCCCGAGTGGTGGAGTTCTAG
- a CDS encoding Hsp20/alpha crystallin family protein — translation MSTPAVQRRPMWPEISDFFAGLPAWANLRPTLGGHIIKVEDEVKDGEYRLKAEIPGVDPEKDVDITVRDGVLTIRSERSETKESNGRSEFSYGSFARAITLPPGADDDSIKASYDKGILTVTVPLKEPAASEKHVAIESAK, via the coding sequence ATGAGCACTCCCGCTGTGCAACGCCGCCCGATGTGGCCGGAGATCAGCGACTTCTTCGCCGGACTGCCAGCGTGGGCGAATCTGCGTCCGACGCTCGGGGGCCACATCATCAAGGTCGAAGACGAGGTGAAGGACGGCGAGTACCGGCTGAAGGCCGAGATTCCCGGCGTCGACCCGGAGAAGGATGTCGACATCACGGTGCGCGACGGCGTCCTCACGATTCGGTCCGAGCGCAGCGAGACCAAGGAGTCCAACGGGCGCTCGGAATTCTCCTACGGCTCGTTCGCCCGCGCGATCACCCTGCCGCCTGGTGCCGACGACGACAGCATCAAGGCCAGCTACGACAAGGGCATCCTCACCGTCACGGTTCCGTTGAAGGAGCCCGCAGCATCGGAGAAGCACGTCGCCATCGAATCGGCGAAGTGA
- a CDS encoding AAA family ATPase, with translation MADLVLTEEFREALARLAAGQHVFLTGKAGTGKSTLIRHYMATTDRNVVVVAPTGIAALNVDGYTIHRLFGFRTTTTLADVTGGAYRPGRFAKTLASLQTLIIDEASMVRADVFDMVAGALRRFGPHPDTPFGGVQIVLVGDLYQLPPVVAEGEKHYFSTTYDTPYFFSARSFERADFPTVSLTTVFRQLGDDRMTAILNEIREGVLLGHAQEHLNARVDSDFVPPDDEFWLTLAPTNRLVTARNRQQLQRLPGDEMVHRATETGDLSLFDKPIEEELRFKVGAQIMMLNNDQGNRWVNGSIGRVVGVGYDRYGAVVDVEFPDGTVADVAPFVWEATRPVVDGGSLRREVVGTFTQLPFKLAWAITIHKSQGQTLDRLVVDLTGGMFSTGQLYVALSRCTSLAGLVLKRPVLPKDLKVDRRIARYLRGSAGSGQDRRFCAIGLLTVGDEGRMSRPRPVEFAVAFDDGTAVTTLINPQRDLADARTAYGIGVSDVLLAPTLREAWAVIAPMLAGCTPVGVGVDETLGLIDFELKRLGHVTPMPLGVDLRGVRVTGETALERARSALEAHAAADVSTGSTPFDEPEATEVQSGLLLSRDPDVPTPAARHLPALSALLRLSRHVGAALLGERAPAGGPDGWDAAAAQAVADQLRAAAARTTLPDVVVARLHEVSALLGIDVVADAADAVRHDIGAVLVPGARICFTGTAMNDSGRIVEREEMEQLAESVGLAPVRTVTKTRCEVLVTAEAGTQSGKARKAQDYGKPVFTAEEFFAWIEWTRAAY, from the coding sequence GTGGCGGATCTGGTGCTCACCGAGGAGTTTCGTGAGGCGCTGGCCCGGCTGGCCGCCGGCCAACACGTGTTCCTCACCGGTAAGGCCGGCACCGGCAAATCCACGCTCATCCGGCATTACATGGCCACCACCGATCGCAACGTCGTCGTGGTCGCCCCGACCGGCATCGCCGCGCTCAACGTCGACGGCTACACCATCCACCGACTGTTCGGATTCCGTACCACCACGACACTCGCCGACGTCACCGGTGGCGCCTATCGGCCCGGCAGGTTTGCCAAGACACTGGCGTCGCTGCAGACGCTGATCATCGACGAAGCCTCGATGGTGCGCGCCGACGTCTTCGACATGGTGGCCGGTGCGCTGCGGCGCTTCGGACCGCACCCGGACACCCCGTTCGGCGGCGTCCAGATCGTGCTGGTCGGTGACCTGTATCAGCTTCCGCCCGTCGTCGCCGAAGGGGAGAAGCACTACTTCTCCACCACATACGACACGCCATATTTCTTCTCGGCGCGCAGTTTCGAGCGCGCGGACTTTCCGACGGTGTCGTTGACGACGGTGTTCCGGCAACTCGGTGATGACCGGATGACGGCCATCCTGAACGAGATTCGTGAAGGTGTGCTGCTCGGTCACGCGCAGGAGCACCTCAACGCCCGCGTCGACAGTGACTTCGTGCCCCCCGACGACGAGTTCTGGTTGACGCTGGCGCCGACGAATCGGCTTGTGACGGCGCGCAACCGGCAACAGTTGCAGCGGTTGCCCGGCGACGAGATGGTGCACCGCGCGACGGAGACCGGAGACCTGTCGCTGTTCGACAAGCCGATCGAGGAGGAACTGCGGTTCAAGGTTGGCGCCCAGATCATGATGCTGAACAACGATCAGGGCAACCGCTGGGTCAACGGATCCATCGGACGTGTGGTGGGTGTCGGCTACGACCGCTACGGCGCGGTGGTCGACGTCGAATTCCCCGACGGCACAGTGGCCGACGTCGCGCCGTTCGTCTGGGAGGCCACCCGACCGGTCGTCGACGGCGGGTCACTCCGCCGGGAGGTCGTCGGCACGTTCACCCAGTTGCCGTTCAAACTGGCCTGGGCCATCACGATCCACAAGAGCCAGGGCCAGACGCTGGATCGCCTCGTGGTGGACCTGACCGGCGGCATGTTCTCCACCGGGCAGCTGTATGTCGCGTTGAGCAGGTGCACGTCGCTGGCCGGTCTGGTGCTCAAACGCCCTGTGCTGCCCAAGGATCTGAAGGTGGACCGGCGTATCGCGCGCTACCTGCGCGGGTCGGCGGGCAGCGGGCAGGATCGGCGGTTCTGCGCGATCGGACTGCTGACCGTCGGCGACGAGGGGCGCATGTCCCGCCCACGACCGGTGGAGTTCGCGGTCGCCTTCGACGACGGCACCGCGGTGACGACTCTCATCAATCCGCAGCGTGATCTGGCGGATGCGAGGACCGCCTACGGCATCGGGGTCTCCGATGTGCTGTTGGCGCCCACGCTTCGCGAGGCGTGGGCGGTGATCGCGCCGATGCTGGCCGGTTGCACGCCAGTCGGAGTCGGAGTGGATGAGACGTTGGGACTGATCGACTTTGAACTCAAACGCCTCGGCCACGTCACGCCGATGCCGCTGGGTGTCGATCTGCGCGGTGTGCGGGTGACGGGTGAGACTGCACTGGAACGTGCCCGCTCGGCGCTGGAAGCCCATGCCGCAGCAGATGTCTCGACCGGATCCACACCGTTCGACGAGCCTGAGGCCACCGAAGTCCAGTCGGGTCTGCTGCTGAGCCGCGATCCCGACGTGCCCACACCCGCAGCGCGGCACCTGCCTGCGCTCTCGGCGCTGCTGAGGCTCAGCCGCCACGTGGGTGCGGCGCTGCTCGGCGAAAGGGCGCCGGCCGGCGGTCCCGATGGCTGGGATGCCGCGGCCGCGCAGGCGGTGGCCGATCAACTGCGTGCCGCGGCGGCCCGGACAACGCTGCCCGACGTGGTCGTGGCCCGCCTGCACGAGGTGTCGGCGCTGCTCGGGATCGACGTCGTTGCCGACGCGGCCGACGCTGTGCGGCACGACATCGGCGCGGTGCTGGTGCCGGGTGCTCGCATCTGTTTCACCGGCACCGCGATGAACGACTCCGGCCGCATCGTGGAACGCGAGGAGATGGAACAACTGGCTGAGTCCGTCGGGTTGGCGCCGGTGCGCACGGTCACCAAGACCCGGTGCGAAGTGCTGGTGACCGCCGAGGCGGGCACGCAGTCCGGCAAGGCGCGCAAGGCCCAGGACTACGGCAAACCGGTGTTCACCGCCGAGGAGTTCTTCGCCTGGATTGAGTGGACGCGCGCCGCATATTGA